In a genomic window of Gouania willdenowi chromosome 11, fGouWil2.1, whole genome shotgun sequence:
- the zmym4.1 gene encoding zinc finger MYM-type protein 4 isoform X3, with product MHDDTSQLPVIKPPSHKMFCCNCKKSLQKGQKAFQRRGSTGIFCSTTCLTTFLPPSKGEPNDSPKVCHNCQKLITRLQDVILTREGGGGPKEFCSQSCLTSFNYKRKTLRKQAPPKNTPVSIAPSLRCSMCSRYCVSKHDVNVNGTVHKICSDACFNHFRTVNKVSVSGCANCGSCSHNKPMMLKMEDCSKTLCNEECLTQFKQKTKTNQPCSMCHITRPVAEMEYVKNLDDSVNLLCSSSCAMAFKVQMVSSSGARVSCDSCGNFSVPKYHLAMSDASIRNFCSLQCVTSYQEKFTKNSKHTNVFTNMLVEPTQSPASPSSKEKPRPRGSVKLECFHCTSNINSKPEVIQIKDKMVFLCTVECSLEYKKTNYVMSLCEYCKVEKITRDALRVNNKDYFFCSDGCKLLYRHDLSKEWGKHCNSCVNCHSMSQKVVMAQYGGATEEFCSGECRSKYTMLFCHVAKCDMCGRKGKLKQSLPLLGEVKHFCHMTCLLQFCNVKVATQGDVEKPHAVKDTPLIYNVMSLADSPPEKSRPTLRSSRRRTSTRISEQTSTSTETVSSPPPRGQKVLKNKALMCKPLMQTKGVSCRTQTTDGESQTEDLFPKVMIVPVPVPVYVPVPMSMYSQCTPQPLSMPLPLPVPVLVPVTMKSADGIIKTIKELKEKIPNDPYEAELILMAEMVADGEEEEKKEEDDEAPAPSSDDVVSSDDLDNEDLDSFLDDMDDASSSEPRPKKRKRVKDKNSKKPPVVPPPMDIEEDFSVETLEKMALLRELPENPSSPPPSTGGRRQAPRKTRGRKSQRSSKEAEDKSMSMSSEIPKLKTQYGIDAWKRWIQWRKAQPDIEQPRFSRHFELKEDILRCTTTELSYGLCCFIREVRRPNGEPYSTDSLFYLCLGIQQYLFENSRVENIFMDHFYTKFSTDFTNMLRSFTPSITSSGYIHSRVEEGFLWDCKQLGAYSPIVLLNTLLFFCCKYFGFTTVKQHRQLSFAHVMRCTKTNPNNTKTSYLRFYPPLSLNEPETDLESVAAKRRKEENTEENLEMTENPGNPLRCPVRLYDFYLSKCSDSVKQRTNVFYLHPERCCVPNSPLWFTATPLDDSTMDAMLVRILTVRELHLKKAEGQAEARDPTFVPEDEELGEMDSD from the exons ATGCACGACGATACCTCGCAGCTGCCCGTAATTAAACCTCCGTCCCACAAAATGTTCTGCTGCAACTGCAAGAAGAGTCTGCAGAAAGGACAGAAGGCGTTCCAGAGGAGAGGATCGACGGGCATCTTCTGCTCCACGACCTGCCTCACCACGTTCCTCCCTCCCTCCAAAGGAGAACCCAACGACTCGCCCAAAGTCTGCCACAATTGCCAGAA GTTGATCACGCGTCTTCAGGATGTCATCCTGACCCGAGAGGGTGGCGGAGGCCCTAAAGAGTTCTGCAGCCAGAGCTGTTTGACTTCCTTCAACTACAAGAGAAAAACTCTGAGGAAGCAGGCGCCCCCGAAGAATACTCCGGTGTCGATCGCACCATCGCTACGATGCAGCATGTGCTCCAGATACTGCGTA AGCAAACACGATGTGAACGTGAACGGCACCGTCCACAAAATCTGCAGCGACGCCTGTTTCAATCATTTCCGCACCGTGAACAAAGTGTCGGTGTCTGGCTGCGCAAACTGCGGCTCGTGTTCCCACAACAAGCCGATGATGCTGAAGATGGAGGACTGCAGCAAGACTCTGTGCAACGAAGAGTGCCTGACCCAATTCAAACAG AAAACCAAGACCAACCAGCCGTGTTCGATGTGCCACATCACTCGCCCTGTGGCAGAGATGGAGTACGTTAAAAACCTGGATGACTCTGTGAACCtgctgtgcagcagcagctgtgctaTGGCCTTCAAGGTGCAGATGGTCAGCTCCTCAG GAGCTCGGGTAAGCTGTGATAGTTGTGGGAATTTCAGCGTTCCCAAATATCACCTGGCCATGTCCGACGCCTCCATCAGAAACTTCTGCTCTTTGCAGTGCGTCACTTCTTATCAG GAGAAGTTCACAAAAAACTCCAAACACACCAATGTTTTCACCAACATGCTCGTGGAGCCCACACAGAGCCCAGCCAGCCCATCGTCCAAAGAGAAGCCGAGACCCAGAGGCTCAGTGAAGCTCGAGTGCTTCCATTGTACCAGCAACATCAACTCTAAACCAGAAGTCATCCAGATCAAG gataAGATGGTGTTCCTGTGCACCGTGGAGTGTTCCCTGGAATATAAGAAAACCAACTACGTGATGAGTCTGTGTGAATACTGCAAAGTGGAGAAGATCACCAGAGACGCCCTCAGGGTCAACAACAAGGACTACTTCTTCTGCAGCGACG GCTGTAAGCTGCTCTACAGACACGACCTGAGCAAAGAGTGGGGCAAACACTGCAACTCGTGCGTGAACTGTCACAGCATGTCCCAGAAGGTGGTCATGGCCCAGTACGGGGGCGCCACAGAAGAGTTCTGCTCTGGGGAGTGTCGCTCCAAGTACACCATGCTCTTCTGCCAC GTGGCGAAGTGCGACATGTGCGGACGTAAAGGCAAACTGAAGCAGAGTCTTCCTCTGCTCGGGGAAGTCAAACACTTCTGTCACATGACCTGTCTGCTGCAGTTCTGCAACGTAAAGGTGGCAACGCAGGGCGACGTCGAGAAAC CGCACGCCGTCAAGGACACGCCCCTCATCTACAACGTCATGTCTCTCGCAGATTCGCCCCCAGAGAAATCACGGCCAACACTTAGATCTTCTCGGAGAC GAACCAGTACGAGGATTTCAGAACAG ACCAGCACTTCAACGGAGACCGTGAGCTCTCCCCCCCCTCGAGGACAGAAGGTCCTGAAGAACAAAGCTCTGATGTGTAAACCACTGATGCAGACCAAAGGTGTTTCCTGCAGGACTCAGACCACAGACGGAGAATCACAGACAG aggaCCTTTTCCCTAAAGTCATGATCGTTCCTGTTCCTGTACCGGTGTACGTGCCTGTGCCCATGAGCATGTACAGTCAGTGCACCCCACAACCCCTAAGCATGCCTTTACCG TTGCCCGTGCCGGTGTTAGTCCCTGTGACGATGAAGAGCGCCGACGGCATCATAAAGACCATCAAAGAGCTGAAGGAGAAGATTCCCAACGATCCGTACGAGGCCGAGCTGATCCTCATGGCGGAGATGGTGGCGGacggagaggaagaggagaagaaggaggaagACGACGAGGCTCCAGCGCCGTCATCAGACG acgTGGTCAGCAGTGACGACCTGGACAACGAGGACTTGGACAGTTTTCTGGACGACATGGACGACGCCTCATCGTCTGAACCTCGGCCCAAGAAGAGGAAACGTGTGAAAGACAAAAACTCTAAGAAGCCCCCCGTTGTCCCTCCCCCAATGGACATAGAAGAGGATTTCAGCGTTG AAACCTTGGAGAAGATGGCTCTGCTCAGAGAACTCCCTGAAAACCCTTCGTCTCCTCCTCCATCGACTGGTGGTCGACGACAAGCTCCCAGGAAAACCAGG GGCCGTAAGTCGCAGCGTTCGTCCAAAGAAGCTGAAGATAAATCCATGTCCATGTCCTCTGAGATCCCCAAACTAAAGACTCAGTACGGCATCGACGCGTGGAAGCGATGGATCCAGTGGAGGAAAGCTCAGCCTGACATCGAGCAGCCGCGCTTCT CTCGCCACTTTGAGTTGAAGGAGGACATCCTGCGCTGCACCACCACCGAGCTGAGCTACGgcctctgctgcttcatcaggGAGGTGAGGAGACCCAATGGAGAACCGTACTCAACCGACAGCCTGTTCTACCTCTGCCTCGGCATCCAACAG TATTTGTTTGAAAACAGTCGCGTGGAGAACATCTTCATGGATCACTTCTACACCAAGTTCTCCACTGACTTCACCAACATGCTGAGAAGTTTTACCCCTTCCATCACATCCAGCG GTTACATCCACTCTCGGGTGGAGGAGGGCTTCCTGTGGGACTGTAAGCAGCTGGGTGCGTACTCTCCCATCGTCCTCCTCAACACGCTGCTCTtcttctgctgcaaatacttcGGCTTCACCACCGTCAAGCAGCACCGCCAGCTCTCCTTCGCCCACGTGATGCGCTGCACCAAAACCAACCCCAACAACACCAAGACCTCCTACCTGCGCTTCTACCCCCCGCTGTCCCTGAACGAGCCCGAGACCG ACCTGGAGTCCGTTGCTGCGAAGCGTCGTAAGGAGGAGAACACCGAGGAGAACCTGGAGATGACGGAGAACCCTGGAAATCCTCTCCGTTGTCCGGTGCGACTGTACGACTTCTACCTCTCTAAGTG CTCTGACAGCGTGAAGCAGCGCACCAACGTGTTTTAcctgcacccagagcgctgCTGCGTGCCCAACAGCCCCCTGTGGTTCACCGCCACCCCCCTGGACGACAGCACCATGGACGCCATGCTGGTCCGCATCCTCACCGTCAGAGAGCTGCACCTGAAGAAGGCCGAGGGCCAGGCCGAGGCCAGGGACCCCACCTTTGTGCCTGAAGACGAGGAGCTGGGCGAAATGGATTCGGACTGA